In Anthonomus grandis grandis chromosome 5, icAntGran1.3, whole genome shotgun sequence, the following are encoded in one genomic region:
- the LOC126736394 gene encoding putative autophagy-related protein 11 isoform X1 — MSTNINTETSLFLSIPEDVVFPDELNRYLSDQITVLTQENEMLKRNLAESEESTQKILDKLELEKQKSQEPQKNLLPSFACSTQSVTTKIVELSKNYRDKCAELEKFKTKCSKLETVLHNMKKEPLEICLPEPIKKPEIDNSEIKLLQDKLNMTTNKMLEYKNANMQLKNDIRQLNKLLQQEIGEDPSSILGKQGWKGRAQVICDLQEKNKKLTEKLRSIKGASFEQLPQKESTDRISSKIFQLEKENEDLKSQNDACKKRIETLKSRSNMLEMEHQKLKLEIHNAKNRSSEDLQLMANISNQLAEAETTRKNALKEKSMEITKLNAEIQNLQAQLANYKGLVENLKTKRMDSCEQKITEKQGNQSDQGCSQILENEKQSLLELIQTHKNRLEEARREQEKYQQLLRMEKHKSLKLEMAVAKSEAEAGLTSRSRYSSMSQSSKGTEETLRSQLELAEENIKALQTRLKLEQNERKQDFQEFAKILSVKK; from the exons ATGTCCACTAACATTAATACTGAAACTTCTCTCTTTTTGTCCATACCAGAAGATGTCGTATTCCCTGATGAATTAAATCGATATTTAAGTGACCAAATTACT GTGCTGACCCAAGAAAATGAAATGTTAAAAAGAAACTTGGCAGAATCTGAAGAAAGTACTCAGAAAATCCTAGACAAACTAGAATTAGAAAAACAGAAATCACAGGAACCACAAAAGAATTTATTGCCATCTTTTGCATGCTCAACTCAGTCAGTCACCACCAAAATAGTAGAACTAAGCAAAAACTATCGGGATAAATGTGCAGAATTGGAAAAATTCAAAACCAAATGTTCCAAACTGGAAACCGTTCTACACAACATGAAAAAAGAACCTTTAGAGATTTGCTTACCGGAGCCCATTAAAAAGCCAGAAATTGATAACTCAGAGATCAAACTGCTTCAAGATAAACTCAATATGACCACTAATAAGATGTTGGAATACAAAAACGCCAATATGCAACTGAAAAATGACATTAGGCAATTAAATAAGCTTTTGCAACAGGAAATCGGAGAGGACCCAAGCAGTATATTGGGAAAACAGGGATGGAAAGGGCGAGCGCAAGTTATCTGTGActtgcaagaaaaaaataaaaagctaaCAGAGAAATTGCGAAGCATCAAAG GGGCAAGTTTCGAGCAACTTCCTCAAAAAGAATCCACTGACAGAATCAGCAGTAAGATCTTTCAActggaaaaagaaaatgaggATCTGAAATCACAAAATGACGCTTGCAAGAAACGCATTGAAACTTTAAAGTCGAGAAGCAACATGCTGGAAATGGAACATCAAAAGCTAAAGCTGGAAATACATAATGCAAAAAACCGCAGTTCTGAAGATTTGCAGCTGATGGCAAACATTTCTAATCAGCTAGCGGAAGCGGAAACTACCAGGAAGAACGCCCTTAAGGAGAAATCCATGGAAATTACGAAGCTAAATGCCGAAATCCAGAACTTGCAGGCACAGTTAGCGAATTATAAAGGTTTGGTAGAGAACTTGAAGACGAAAAGGATGGATAGTTGCGAGCAAAAGATTACGGAGAAACAAGGAAACCAA TCAGACCAAGGCTGTTCACAAATCTTGGAAAACGAAAAGCAGAGCCTGCTAGAGTTAATCCAGACACACAAAAATAGGTTGGAAGAAGCCAGAAGAGAACAAGAAAAGTACCAACAACTCCTTAGAATGGAAAAGCATAAGTCCCTCAAGCTGGAAATGGCTGTTGCTAAGTCTGAAGCTGAAGCAGGTTTAACT tctAGATCCAGGTATAGCAGTATGTCCCAGTCCTCCAAAGGTACAGAAGAAACCCTCAGAAGCCAACTGGAGCTGGCTGAAGAGAATATCAAAGCTCTACAAACCCGATTAAAATTAGAACAAAATGAGAGAAAGCAAGATTTTCAGGAGTTTGCAAAAATtctttctgtaaaaaaataa
- the LOC126736394 gene encoding uncharacterized protein LOC126736394 isoform X2 has product MLKRNLAESEESTQKILDKLELEKQKSQEPQKNLLPSFACSTQSVTTKIVELSKNYRDKCAELEKFKTKCSKLETVLHNMKKEPLEICLPEPIKKPEIDNSEIKLLQDKLNMTTNKMLEYKNANMQLKNDIRQLNKLLQQEIGEDPSSILGKQGWKGRAQVICDLQEKNKKLTEKLRSIKGASFEQLPQKESTDRISSKIFQLEKENEDLKSQNDACKKRIETLKSRSNMLEMEHQKLKLEIHNAKNRSSEDLQLMANISNQLAEAETTRKNALKEKSMEITKLNAEIQNLQAQLANYKGLVENLKTKRMDSCEQKITEKQGNQSDQGCSQILENEKQSLLELIQTHKNRLEEARREQEKYQQLLRMEKHKSLKLEMAVAKSEAEAGLTSRSRYSSMSQSSKGTEETLRSQLELAEENIKALQTRLKLEQNERKQDFQEFAKILSVKK; this is encoded by the exons ATGTTAAAAAGAAACTTGGCAGAATCTGAAGAAAGTACTCAGAAAATCCTAGACAAACTAGAATTAGAAAAACAGAAATCACAGGAACCACAAAAGAATTTATTGCCATCTTTTGCATGCTCAACTCAGTCAGTCACCACCAAAATAGTAGAACTAAGCAAAAACTATCGGGATAAATGTGCAGAATTGGAAAAATTCAAAACCAAATGTTCCAAACTGGAAACCGTTCTACACAACATGAAAAAAGAACCTTTAGAGATTTGCTTACCGGAGCCCATTAAAAAGCCAGAAATTGATAACTCAGAGATCAAACTGCTTCAAGATAAACTCAATATGACCACTAATAAGATGTTGGAATACAAAAACGCCAATATGCAACTGAAAAATGACATTAGGCAATTAAATAAGCTTTTGCAACAGGAAATCGGAGAGGACCCAAGCAGTATATTGGGAAAACAGGGATGGAAAGGGCGAGCGCAAGTTATCTGTGActtgcaagaaaaaaataaaaagctaaCAGAGAAATTGCGAAGCATCAAAG GGGCAAGTTTCGAGCAACTTCCTCAAAAAGAATCCACTGACAGAATCAGCAGTAAGATCTTTCAActggaaaaagaaaatgaggATCTGAAATCACAAAATGACGCTTGCAAGAAACGCATTGAAACTTTAAAGTCGAGAAGCAACATGCTGGAAATGGAACATCAAAAGCTAAAGCTGGAAATACATAATGCAAAAAACCGCAGTTCTGAAGATTTGCAGCTGATGGCAAACATTTCTAATCAGCTAGCGGAAGCGGAAACTACCAGGAAGAACGCCCTTAAGGAGAAATCCATGGAAATTACGAAGCTAAATGCCGAAATCCAGAACTTGCAGGCACAGTTAGCGAATTATAAAGGTTTGGTAGAGAACTTGAAGACGAAAAGGATGGATAGTTGCGAGCAAAAGATTACGGAGAAACAAGGAAACCAA TCAGACCAAGGCTGTTCACAAATCTTGGAAAACGAAAAGCAGAGCCTGCTAGAGTTAATCCAGACACACAAAAATAGGTTGGAAGAAGCCAGAAGAGAACAAGAAAAGTACCAACAACTCCTTAGAATGGAAAAGCATAAGTCCCTCAAGCTGGAAATGGCTGTTGCTAAGTCTGAAGCTGAAGCAGGTTTAACT tctAGATCCAGGTATAGCAGTATGTCCCAGTCCTCCAAAGGTACAGAAGAAACCCTCAGAAGCCAACTGGAGCTGGCTGAAGAGAATATCAAAGCTCTACAAACCCGATTAAAATTAGAACAAAATGAGAGAAAGCAAGATTTTCAGGAGTTTGCAAAAATtctttctgtaaaaaaataa